The Brassica rapa cultivar Chiifu-401-42 unplaced genomic scaffold, CAAS_Brap_v3.01 Scaffold0234, whole genome shotgun sequence region AGCTTGAGAACGAATCCTAAAATTCTAAGTTATAggctggagaaaaaaaaaaaacaactgacCACATAAAGTAGACATACCTCGAGAACCAGTTGGTTGATCTCTTCGCGGGACAGCATGTTAGAAGCTGTAGATCCATCATTCGCAGACAACTGATGAGACTGCTGAAGTTGTGCTTCTTTGTCCTCCTTCAGCTTACTCAGAGTTGCCAACAGCTCTCTCGCAACAGGATCTTGCACCTCACCGGTTTGTTTATTGGTGTGCATATCCCTCATCAATTCTAACCAATCTGGTGGCACACCACCCCTTTCAGCAGTCTTCCAATAAACACACAAATGATATAAGAGTATCAGTTCAATGTATATGATGAAATTaataaagttgaaaaaaaaataccgCTTACCATTTCTATCTCACGTTCCTCTCGTGTCTTAGCACCACCATTGTGTACTGCTTCACCTTTTCCACCACGCTTGCTTCTTCTATTAACAGAATTGGTAGCTGCAATATGTGCAGTAGCATCGAGCTGCCAATAGGCTTTAAACCCGTCCCACACATCTTGATTCAGACATATGGGTTTATCCTTCTTCAGCCTCCACTTTTTCTTCCACTCAGTCACGTTGCTCGTGTACTGCTTTCTAGCCTGCAAATTAAAGGCTGTCCGCACATCATTGGTGAAAGCAGGGTCCCAGTTCCAATCTTGCTGCAATGAACATGCAAACACAACAAACATATGCATAAGTCGAAATTAATCTGTAACCAAGCGGACATTTACATTACAAAAAGACATTACCGCAAATGAACGGAGCCACATCTTCTGAATTTCTAATGGAACATGTGCATACGTCGGATAAGGCAACTCAAGGAGACTGTGAAAGCATTTCAAAATCGACTTGCAAATTGCATTGCGATTTCTTCGCCTAAACCTATAAACAATGAATACATAAGCACATAGCAAAATAGAAATGATTAGATTAAGAGTTAAAAATTTACCAGCTAGTATTTGGTTCTCCATTTGGGCTCAGCTTAGGAAGCAACTCTCGTCCTGGTGCCACCAACAACTCGTTCAGTAACCTATCCTCGATGATTGATGCTGGCTGTGGCTGAGGGACACTTGTTCCTTGTGCAGCCGGGGAACCCAGACCAGCAGATGAGGAAGATGGAAAAGAACCGGCGAGAAAATCCGCATAAGACCTCgagttaaaaaacaaattaacacTTAGAACAAGAAATGAAATGTTTTTGACAGAGAGTTAACAACATAACCGATCAAAATCTATGTACTTTTAGAGTTTTAATTCCCACAACCTATAAGAAGCTATCAACATCATACACAAAAAATCATTTGACAAAATCAAAACCGATGATTCATTCACACGAAGCAGACCAAGAATCTATCAAAATCATAGACGGGAATTttttccataatcaaaaccgaTAATCAAGCATTCAGACGAAGCAGGACAAGAAGCTATCAACATCATAACGAGAAATCATTtgccctaaaacctaaactaaaCAAACGAAACTCATAAAACTTACATCTTTCGGCTGAGAttttcgagagagagagagggagagagatggGAATGAAGGGACGGCGAGATCGACGGAGAACGGCGGGGGAGAGCGACGGAGAACGGCGGGGGAGAGCGACGGAGAACGGCGGGGGAGAGCGACGCAGAATGGAGGGGGAGATCGACGGGGATGAATCAAGGAGGCGATTTCGTCGAGAGGGGGAGGATACGGATTAGGGTTAATGCGTTTCTGGATTTATATATAACGCTTTCCGACCACCATAATGGTTGGAAATCGGTCAGAACATTCCGACCGAAGCCAGTCAGAAATCCGTcggaaattgaatattttttaaaaaaaaaaatccgctTTGAAtcattcattaaaataaaataaaacatatgaaaaatattttatttaaaagtactcaaacttactaaaaaatattttctcttaaatattacaaaatatataatatctttctaacttataaaagtttttaaaaaatattgaagattttgtttttaaaaaaaaatccgctTTGAaacattcattaaaataaaataaaacatatgaaaaacaTTTCTAAAAAGTACTCAGacttactaaaaaatatttcctcttaaacattacaaaatatataatatctttctaacttataaaagttttaattaaTCCGAATTAGATGAATATTCTGAAGAAACCGAGTCTTCGTTGAATTCTTCTTTCTCCGACTCCGAATCTGAGAATACTTCGTTGTCACCTACACCAGTAAAATCAACAACAAGATCGATTTCGCTTCCATCAACATGAAGATCACCTATGGCACTGCTCGAGGATTGTTGCATCGCAGCCGTATCCGAAACTCCTTCCAATTTCCTCCGTGGAGTTATATGGGTCACGGTGACCCAAGGGTCTTGTTTATTCCTCACACGAGGATACCGAATATAAGTTACTTGATCAGCTTGTGAAGCCAGAATGAACGGATCATAGTTTGCAAGACTTCTTCTGGAAAGAACTGATGTTACTCCAAACTCGTCAATTCGTACACCATATCCAACGATCGGGTTGTACCAATCAGCAAAGAAGGCAACACACCTCAAATTAAGGATCCCCGGATAGTGAATCTCCAATATCTCACGCAAAATACCATAGTAGATTACTTCGCCAGATCTAGCAgatataccatgatttataGTTGGCTGCGTAGTGTTTTCGCTGAAAATCTTAAAAGCATATCCACGCGTGCAATACATCGGGTACGACACAGAAACAAATTTGGGACCAAGGGCCAACTCCTCTAACCATGGCTGAATAGGATCTCCTCTAGACAAGAGAAACCTTACCTGCATAGTAGTCACAAATTTAAGTAATGCACCATGTACAAAAGATCAAAAATTCAGAAGTAATAGAGAATAGATTTGAAAAACTTACATAGAATTTTAGCCAATTTACAAACTCGTTTTCTTTTAGTGCAGAAAGCTGATCTTCAGTGTAATTAGGATATGCACCCCTTATTTGCTCCATGTAAATCCTGCCATTGAAATCATAATtagttacaaatttatttacaaaataggaTTCTTAATATATCATACTAAAACATAACTACCTTTCGTATGTCATTACTTCTTCGCAGTTTGCTAAAATGTACTTATGTAAGTGCATGTGCTCTTGTTCGGTGAGTCTTCTACTTTTTCCTTTTCCACTTAATCGACCAATTTGGGAAAATATGGTAGGCACCTCGACGGGATAAACTGTTCTCTGCCCTCCATCATCATGTCTTGATGGTTTTCGACTTTTAGTTTGTACTTCTGGGGCAAAATAGTAAGCAGCGAACTGGGATGTTTCCTCATTGATGCTTTGTGAAACAATAGAACCCTCAACTCGGCTTAAATTTTTCACTTTCTGCTTGAAATGATACATAGAACGCTCAACCAGGTACATCCATCGATATTGAACCGGGCCCCCAAGTTCTGCTTCTCGAGCGAGATGGATTggaagatgctccataacatcaaaaaaggAAGGTGGAAAAATCTTCTCGAGATTGCATTGGATTATCGGAATCATTTCTTTCAAGTTTCTAATTCCATCTGCTGTTAATGATCTCGAGCACAAATCTCGAAAGAAAGCTGCTATTCctgtaacaaagaaaaaattatgttagaTATGAAAAGATACTATGTAACAGGTGAAGAAGttattaaatactaaatttaCCTGCTATTGCTTCATGTACATGTTTTGGAAGAAGACCAGCGAAGCAAAATGGGAGAAGACGCTGCATCatgacatgacaatcatgacttttcAAACCAGAAAACTTTCCTTCTTCGCGATTAACACAGTTCCTTAGATTTGACGCATATCCATCTGGGAATTTGACGCTATCTATAATCCAGTCGAAGAACTCTTGCTTTGCAGCTGCATCTAACCGATAAATAGGCATTGGAAGTCTTCCTCTCCCATCCACGTGAAGAGATTCCCGGGCACATATATCTGGCAAGTCTAATCTGGACTTCAGGTTGTCTTTCGTCTTTCCTTGACATTGAGAATGGTATTCATGATGTTGTCAAAtatattcttctctatatgcatcacatctaaattatgcctaaGTAGATGGTTCTCCCAATACGGCAActtccaaaaaatacttttcttgtgccagttgtgatgttCGCCATATCCATAAACTGGATCATGCCCATTTCCCCCACATTTAGCTGTCGATTCCACACCAAAATCTCTGAGTTGAGTCAGGATAGATTTTCCATCTATTTCTGGTGGCGGACCATCAAACACCTTTTTGTTCTTAGTAAACAAAGTGGTGCTTTTTCGATACGGATGGTCATGGGGTAGATATCGTctatgacaatcaaaccaacatgtcttccttccattcttcagttgaaacgcatctgtgtTATCTTGACAGTAGGGACACGCTAATCTTCCAtgtgttgtccatccagataacattcCGTATGcgggaaagtcacttatggtccacataAGCACTGCACGCATTATAAAATTCTGCCTAGCAGATATATCATACACTTCAACTCCTTCGGCCCATAGCATTTTCAACTCATGAATCAATGGTTGCAAATAGACATCAAGGGATCTTTTAGGATGTGCAGGACCAGGAACTAGAATTGTGAGAAAGAGAAACTCTCGTTTCATGCACAATGATGGAGGTAAATTGTATGGTGTTACAATAACT contains the following coding sequences:
- the LOC117129897 gene encoding uncharacterized protein LOC117129897, encoding MSYADFLAGSFPSSSSAGLGSPAAQGTSVPQPQPASIIEDRLLNELLVAPGRELLPKLSPNGEPNTSWFRRRNRNAICKSILKCFHSLLELPYPTYAHVPLEIQKMWLRSFAQDWNWDPAFTNDVRTAFNLQARKQYTSNVTEWKKKWRLKKDKPICLNQDVWDGFKAYWQLDATAHIAATNSVNRRSKRGGKGEAVHNGGAKTREEREIEMTAERGGVPPDWLELMRDMHTNKQTGEVQDPVARELLATLSKLKEDKEAQLQQSHQLSANDGSTASNMLSREEINQLVLENVPIKKGRRYGIGRTSEAISTSSSQLSVSSSSIVQYMERMKTELDEERSKRQAIEEQLRSVTAFISNLYPSSSLQLKPSRTLQPKAPTIDVSSKELWFFFYVLELCQRFLVCVLV